In Mongoliitalea daihaiensis, one DNA window encodes the following:
- the pyrR gene encoding bifunctional pyr operon transcriptional regulator/uracil phosphoribosyltransferase PyrR, translating to MQKRLVLDQQQISIVLKRFCHQLMENHDDFENTVLLGLQPRGIVVLEQLVALLKEIAHVDVPYGYLDATFHRDDFRRRDFPLKANETKIDFLIEGKKVILIDDVLYKGRSVRAALDAMIAFGRPAKVELMVLVDRKYTRDYPIMPDYCGIKVNTLESQYVSVEWREKGFDQDAIWITEKA from the coding sequence ATGCAAAAAAGACTCGTCCTCGATCAGCAACAAATCTCCATTGTTTTGAAGAGATTTTGCCATCAATTGATGGAAAACCACGATGATTTTGAGAATACGGTATTGTTGGGGCTGCAACCTAGGGGTATTGTGGTGTTGGAGCAATTGGTTGCTTTACTTAAAGAAATCGCTCATGTCGATGTTCCTTACGGGTATTTGGATGCAACTTTTCACAGGGACGATTTCAGAAGAAGAGATTTCCCGCTAAAGGCGAATGAGACTAAAATCGATTTTTTGATTGAAGGAAAAAAAGTCATTCTCATTGATGATGTATTGTACAAGGGACGCTCTGTTAGGGCTGCATTGGATGCGATGATCGCATTTGGCCGTCCTGCCAAAGTGGAATTGATGGTCCTCGTGGATCGAAAATATACCCGAGATTATCCGATTATGCCTGATTACTGCGGCATCAAAGTTAATACCCTCGAAAGCCAATATGTCTCCGTAGAATGGAGAGAAAAAGGCTTCGATCAAGACGCTATTTGGATTACTGAAAAAGCCTAA
- a CDS encoding aspartate carbamoyltransferase catalytic subunit: MSQLSTRHLLGIKNITAADIELIFQTADNFKEVLNRPIKKVPSLRDITIANIFFENSTRTRLSFELAEKRLSADVINFSSSNSSVKKGETLIDTVNNILSMKVDMVVMRHASVGAPHFLSKHIQANIVNAGDGTHEHPTQALLDAFSIREKLGDVAGKKVAIIGDILHSRVALSNIFCLQKLGAEVMVCGPITLIPKHIESLGVKVEQDVMKALQWCDVANVLRIQLERQQIKYFPSLREYSLYFGINKRMLESLDKEIVVMHPGPINRGVELSSDAADSGQSIILQQVENGVAIRMAVLYLLAGGK, translated from the coding sequence ATGTCACAACTCAGCACTCGACACTTACTTGGAATTAAAAACATCACTGCCGCGGATATTGAATTGATTTTCCAAACTGCAGATAATTTCAAGGAAGTGCTCAATAGGCCTATTAAAAAGGTGCCTTCTCTGAGAGATATTACTATTGCCAATATCTTTTTTGAAAACTCCACCCGAACGCGCTTATCTTTTGAGTTAGCCGAAAAACGACTTTCTGCGGATGTAATCAATTTTTCATCCTCCAATTCCTCTGTCAAAAAAGGGGAGACGCTTATCGATACGGTCAATAATATTTTATCCATGAAAGTGGATATGGTGGTGATGCGGCATGCGAGTGTAGGAGCTCCTCATTTTCTATCCAAGCATATCCAAGCCAATATCGTGAATGCAGGGGACGGGACACATGAACACCCTACACAGGCCTTGTTGGATGCATTCTCCATTCGTGAAAAATTGGGAGATGTGGCAGGTAAAAAAGTGGCTATTATCGGGGATATCCTGCACAGTCGAGTCGCACTTTCCAATATTTTCTGTTTGCAAAAATTGGGAGCAGAGGTGATGGTTTGTGGACCGATTACACTGATTCCGAAGCATATCGAAAGCTTGGGCGTGAAGGTAGAGCAGGATGTTATGAAGGCGTTGCAGTGGTGTGACGTAGCCAATGTATTGCGGATTCAGCTGGAGCGTCAACAAATCAAGTATTTCCCTTCCCTGAGGGAATATTCCCTCTACTTTGGTATCAACAAGCGGATGTTAGAAAGTTTGGACAAAGAAATCGTCGTCATGCATCCAGGTCCTATCAATCGGGGTGTCGAGTTAAGCTCTGATGCTGCTGATAGTGGGCAATCCATCATCCTTCAGCAAGTTGAAAATGGGGTTGCAATTCGTATGGCGGTGCTGTATTTGTTGGCAGGAGGGAAATAA
- a CDS encoding alpha/beta hydrolase: MSRIYQEGKELEAATKVAIMIHGRGGTAQSILSLSQVLNLDDFALLAPQAPGNTWYPFSFMAPDPSNEPSFSQSLQIIHTLIQELESKGFTSEQLYLIGFSQGACLVLEYATQHAKKYGAVIAFTGGLIGEQIRPEKYSGNFNGTQVFIGSGFKDPHVPLSRIEESTDLMKAAGANVTTLIFEDHDHTVRQEEMDWVNENIFI; the protein is encoded by the coding sequence ATGTCTAGAATCTACCAAGAAGGTAAAGAATTAGAAGCTGCAACAAAAGTAGCCATTATGATCCATGGAAGAGGGGGAACAGCTCAAAGTATTCTGAGCTTGAGCCAAGTTTTAAACTTGGATGACTTCGCATTACTTGCCCCTCAGGCTCCTGGGAACACATGGTATCCTTTCAGCTTTATGGCACCTGACCCGAGCAATGAACCTTCGTTTTCTCAATCCTTGCAAATCATTCATACGCTTATACAAGAATTAGAAAGTAAAGGCTTTACTTCCGAGCAACTTTATTTGATTGGATTTTCACAGGGCGCTTGTTTAGTTTTAGAATATGCTACACAGCATGCTAAAAAATATGGGGCAGTTATTGCCTTTACAGGAGGCTTGATCGGTGAACAAATTCGTCCAGAAAAATATTCAGGAAACTTTAACGGTACACAAGTGTTTATAGGATCAGGCTTCAAAGATCCCCACGTTCCTCTTTCAAGAATTGAAGAATCAACGGATCTAATGAAAGCAGCAGGTGCAAATGTCACTACCTTGATTTTCGAAGATCACGACCACACCGTCCGTCAGGAAGAGATGGATTGGGTGAATGAAAATATATTCATATAA
- a CDS encoding ring-cleaving dioxygenase: MMALITGIHHITAIAGNAQANVDFYTGILGLRMVKKTINFDAPDVYHFYFGDKLGAPGTVFTTFPFQGARPGKKGTGEMTYTAFSIPTQSLDYWIDRLRTYDVVISDVLTRFGDQLIRFEDHDGMGIELIANDRDSRAGWTYGNIPPKHAIRGFFGATLNLKAKELTEQLLTKHMDYRLIGEENGRFRYGTKGEPGDIVDIVLDKNGRQGIQSAGTVHHIAFRTANHETQTEIQNILWNNGYQVTEIKDRNYFRSIYFREPGGVLFEIATDEPGFAIDEEEAHLGELLKLPEWAEPHREKIEKNLAPIALNPLKYV, translated from the coding sequence ATCATGGCACTTATCACAGGAATTCATCATATCACAGCCATTGCAGGAAATGCCCAGGCAAATGTAGATTTCTATACAGGTATCCTCGGACTACGAATGGTTAAAAAAACCATCAATTTCGATGCTCCTGATGTTTATCACTTCTACTTTGGCGACAAACTAGGAGCACCTGGCACCGTATTTACAACATTTCCTTTCCAAGGTGCGAGACCTGGAAAAAAAGGTACAGGAGAGATGACCTATACCGCATTTTCAATTCCTACCCAATCTTTAGACTATTGGATTGATCGGCTTAGAACATACGATGTAGTGATTTCTGACGTATTGACACGATTTGGTGATCAACTGATCCGGTTTGAAGATCATGATGGAATGGGGATTGAGTTAATTGCCAATGATCGAGACAGCCGCGCAGGTTGGACCTATGGCAACATTCCACCCAAACATGCAATACGAGGCTTTTTCGGTGCCACACTTAATTTGAAGGCTAAAGAGCTGACTGAGCAACTGCTCACCAAACACATGGATTATCGCTTGATTGGTGAGGAAAATGGTAGATTCCGCTATGGAACCAAAGGGGAGCCAGGGGATATCGTAGACATTGTGCTGGATAAAAATGGTAGACAGGGAATCCAAAGTGCTGGAACTGTGCACCACATTGCTTTCCGTACTGCCAATCATGAGACGCAAACTGAAATTCAGAACATCCTATGGAATAATGGCTACCAAGTAACTGAAATCAAAGACAGAAACTACTTCCGATCTATTTACTTCAGAGAACCAGGAGGAGTATTATTTGAAATTGCTACGGATGAACCAGGTTTTGCCATTGATGAAGAAGAAGCGCATTTAGGTGAGTTATTGAAACTTCCAGAGTGGGCAGAACCACACCGTGAAAAAATTGAAAAGAATTTGGCACCCATTGCACTAAACCCCTTAAAATATGTCTAG
- a CDS encoding YceI family protein yields MSTLTKWAIDPTHSEVSFKVKHLVISTVTGYFKTFEGGAETTSESDFNGATVSFSADINSIDTNQSDRDNHLKSADFFDAENFPKLSFTGTVNGDKLVGELTMRGTTKQVTMDVDFGGIAGDPYGNTKAGFEIEGKVSRKEFGLTWNAVTEAGSVVVSDQVRIILSVQLVKQ; encoded by the coding sequence ATGAGCACTTTAACAAAATGGGCAATTGACCCAACTCACTCGGAAGTATCTTTCAAAGTTAAACACTTAGTGATTTCAACTGTAACTGGCTATTTCAAGACTTTTGAAGGCGGCGCTGAGACCACTTCTGAAAGCGACTTTAACGGAGCTACTGTTTCTTTCTCTGCTGATATCAACAGCATAGACACCAATCAATCTGACAGAGACAATCACTTAAAATCTGCTGATTTCTTCGATGCTGAGAATTTCCCAAAACTATCTTTCACTGGAACAGTAAACGGTGACAAATTAGTAGGTGAATTAACCATGAGAGGTACTACCAAGCAAGTAACGATGGATGTTGATTTCGGCGGTATTGCAGGTGATCCTTATGGCAACACCAAGGCAGGATTTGAGATCGAAGGCAAAGTTTCTAGAAAAGAATTCGGTTTAACTTGGAATGCAGTGACAGAAGCTGGCAGCGTGGTTGTCTCTGACCAAGTGAGAATTATCTTAAGTGTGCAATTGGTAAAACAATAA
- a CDS encoding MarR family winged helix-turn-helix transcriptional regulator, with protein sequence MRLEEAIKQKEFKDPYNKAVVNLLFTHGHIVAKQSTLFKPFGLSPEQYNVLRILRGQHGNPITVSSIQDRMLNKMSNASRLVEKLKQKGLVVREECPTDRRQVDIIITDKGLEVLGALENAIYSLNRELVQLDEQEIHTLNTLLDKLRG encoded by the coding sequence ATGAGATTAGAAGAGGCAATCAAACAAAAAGAGTTTAAGGACCCTTACAACAAGGCCGTTGTGAACTTATTGTTTACGCATGGACATATCGTAGCCAAGCAAAGTACCTTATTCAAACCTTTTGGTTTATCACCAGAGCAATACAATGTTTTACGAATTCTCCGAGGTCAACATGGGAACCCGATCACTGTTTCATCAATTCAAGATCGTATGTTGAATAAAATGTCCAATGCTAGTAGATTGGTAGAAAAGCTGAAGCAAAAAGGACTGGTTGTTAGAGAAGAATGTCCCACGGATAGAAGACAAGTGGATATTATCATTACAGACAAAGGCTTGGAGGTCCTTGGAGCATTAGAAAACGCAATTTATTCCCTTAACAGAGAATTGGTACAACTCGATGAGCAAGAAATCCATACTCTTAATACACTCTTAGATAAATTACGAGGATAA
- a CDS encoding alpha/beta fold hydrolase, protein MPYIQLNNTKLFYIKEGEGKEVIVFSHGLLWSQKMFRSQVEALKKIYTVIAYDHRGQGQSEVSTGDYDMDLLTQDALELIDKAACQPVHFVGLSMGGFVGMRLAARYPDKVKSLVLLETSANPEPVENLPKYKFLNGIVKYVGVVSFVAKKVMPIMFAQSWLENPKNKKEYNFWIKELQSNKKSITKSVEAVIYRKGVEEEIRNIQCPTMVVVGDEDAATKPEKAKFIQMSIPNAVLHMVPGAGHSSCIEKPDEINKLILEWLEERH, encoded by the coding sequence ATGCCATACATACAACTCAACAATACCAAACTATTCTACATCAAAGAGGGAGAAGGAAAAGAAGTCATTGTTTTTTCACATGGGCTCTTGTGGAGTCAAAAAATGTTTCGTTCACAGGTAGAAGCATTGAAGAAAATCTACACTGTCATCGCATATGATCATCGAGGACAAGGACAATCGGAAGTAAGTACTGGTGACTATGATATGGATTTGTTGACCCAAGATGCCTTGGAACTGATTGACAAGGCAGCATGCCAACCGGTACATTTTGTGGGGCTGTCTATGGGTGGGTTTGTAGGTATGCGCTTAGCTGCACGCTATCCTGATAAAGTGAAAAGTTTGGTTTTACTGGAGACTTCTGCCAATCCTGAACCAGTGGAAAATCTCCCCAAATACAAGTTCTTAAATGGTATTGTAAAATATGTAGGGGTAGTATCATTCGTAGCTAAGAAAGTCATGCCCATCATGTTTGCTCAGAGTTGGCTGGAAAACCCAAAAAATAAGAAAGAATATAATTTTTGGATTAAAGAATTACAGTCAAATAAAAAAAGCATCACTAAATCTGTAGAAGCAGTTATTTACCGAAAAGGAGTTGAAGAAGAAATTCGTAACATTCAGTGTCCGACTATGGTAGTTGTAGGTGATGAAGATGCCGCTACCAAACCAGAAAAAGCTAAATTCATTCAAATGTCTATTCCAAATGCTGTGTTGCATATGGTTCCTGGGGCAGGACACTCCTCTTGTATAGAAAAACCCGATGAAATCAATAAACTGATTTTGGAGTGGCTAGAGGAACGGCACTAA
- a CDS encoding amidohydrolase family protein, which translates to MLRKFITLLVGACLYSFLGISQIMPSPDRKEGEGPYKRLILRSVIMIDGTGAPPIGPVDIVVEQNRITGIHVVGYPGLPIKETRRPQASPEDKVMDLEGHYLLPGLIDMHGHIGGTGQGTPAEYVFKLWMAHGITTVRDPAASNGLQWVLDHKRKSANNSITAPRILAYTVLGQGSQKPISDAEEAKAWVNENAKKGADGIKFFGAKPEVMQAALEENKRLGLRSAMHHAQMDVARWNVLHSARAGLTTMEHWYGLPEALFADRTIQDYRLDYNYQNEQHRFAEAGKLWKQAAPPYSEHWNKVMQELLDLDFTLDPTFNIYEANRDLMRARRAEWHEEYTLPSLWRFYQPSRESHGSYWFDWTTEEEIQWKENYRLWMTFVNEYKNRGGRVTAGSDSGFIYQLYGFAFIRELELLREAGFHPLEVIRSATMHAAEALGLEKDLGTVEVGKLADFVILKENPLQNIKVLYGTGAIRIDETNEPIRVGGVKYTVKDGIVYDAKQLLEDARTIVQQHKAREESRKLKQPGLDWE; encoded by the coding sequence ATGCTTCGGAAATTCATAACCCTACTAGTGGGTGCATGCCTGTATAGCTTTTTAGGCATCTCCCAAATCATGCCCTCCCCTGATCGCAAAGAAGGGGAAGGCCCATATAAGCGCTTAATCCTGCGCTCTGTGATCATGATTGATGGTACGGGCGCACCACCTATTGGGCCCGTAGATATTGTAGTAGAGCAAAACCGCATTACAGGCATACATGTAGTGGGATACCCAGGTCTCCCAATCAAAGAAACTAGACGCCCTCAAGCGAGTCCTGAAGATAAAGTCATGGATTTGGAAGGACACTATTTGTTGCCAGGATTGATAGATATGCATGGACATATCGGAGGTACTGGACAAGGAACACCTGCCGAATACGTTTTTAAACTCTGGATGGCTCATGGCATTACCACCGTGCGAGACCCTGCTGCTAGCAATGGACTTCAATGGGTATTGGATCATAAACGAAAATCTGCCAACAACAGCATCACCGCACCCCGAATTTTAGCATATACCGTGTTAGGGCAAGGCAGTCAAAAACCTATCTCAGATGCAGAGGAAGCGAAAGCATGGGTGAATGAAAATGCTAAAAAAGGTGCCGATGGTATCAAATTTTTCGGAGCTAAACCGGAAGTGATGCAGGCTGCCTTGGAAGAAAACAAACGCTTAGGACTTCGCTCCGCCATGCACCATGCACAGATGGATGTAGCGCGATGGAATGTCCTGCATTCAGCCAGAGCTGGACTGACTACCATGGAGCATTGGTATGGACTTCCCGAAGCCTTATTTGCAGATCGGACTATCCAAGATTATCGATTGGATTACAATTACCAAAATGAACAACACCGCTTTGCTGAAGCTGGAAAACTCTGGAAGCAGGCCGCTCCCCCCTATTCCGAGCATTGGAACAAGGTAATGCAGGAACTCTTGGACTTGGATTTTACCTTAGACCCTACCTTCAACATTTACGAAGCCAATCGGGACCTGATGCGTGCCCGACGGGCAGAATGGCATGAAGAATATACCCTTCCATCCCTATGGAGATTTTATCAGCCGAGCAGGGAATCTCACGGTTCCTACTGGTTTGATTGGACCACGGAGGAGGAAATCCAATGGAAAGAAAATTACCGACTCTGGATGACTTTCGTCAATGAATACAAAAACAGAGGTGGAAGAGTGACCGCAGGATCCGATTCAGGATTTATCTATCAATTATACGGCTTTGCCTTTATCCGAGAACTCGAGTTATTGAGAGAAGCTGGTTTTCACCCCTTGGAAGTTATCCGATCGGCAACCATGCATGCAGCAGAAGCCTTAGGTCTGGAAAAGGATTTGGGAACGGTGGAAGTAGGCAAATTGGCTGATTTTGTCATCTTGAAAGAAAATCCCTTACAAAATATCAAAGTTCTCTATGGTACTGGAGCTATCCGAATCGATGAAACTAATGAACCTATTCGCGTAGGAGGCGTAAAATATACCGTCAAAGACGGAATCGTCTACGATGCCAAACAACTCCTTGAAGATGCCCGTACAATAGTCCAACAGCATAAAGCTCGGGAAGAAAGCAGGAAACTAAAACAACCCGGGTTGGATTGGGAGTGA
- a CDS encoding S9 family peptidase, translating to MKKFVIIGLVLLSQVAFAQRKAAAPVVKEALTQEAYDEWKSITFRQLTPNGQHLVYTLNPEDADGKVLFQNLGRNTEVGVDRASNISLTADSQHVIFLIKAQKDSLTHYRRIKKKKEEMPKDSLGIFNFQTQQVSKIADVKSYKIPSKAGGWLAYISEKMPENGEAEPKSKKVSDENGYTLVLVNLATGQEQLIPYVKDYQFDEQGTALLYYSSGTGEKQAGVYVQDLGSQTADLLMEGHSKYKINYLSFDEAGEQVAFIADTDTTKTLIRSPQLMYWKKGQAKASVLADATTAGVPSNWLISPNYNPSFSKDGKRLFLGTNPPPVVQDTTLLPEEIVQVEVWHWQDDYIYTEQNVRLPRERRKSFLAVMDLSTKKLTQLASEEISEIRLDEEGKAAFALGIDDRAYRMLRTWDISSFNDLYLVNINDGSAKQIAQKIKGNARLSPDAGFVYWYSSPDSSWYTYHVNSGKTTNLTKGLPVIFSDELNDSPEYPSSYNLAGWTVNEESILIYDRYDIWKFDPLGNQAPERLTNNGRENQLVYRYEKLDDEERFIDLSKALTLSLFDEKNKDAGFATLTPGSTTPQQLVKTGHRYNLLAKAKESDVMLYTKENFQEFPDLHVAEANFAKARKVTTANPQQSKYRWGTAELVKWLSLDNIELEGILYKPENFDPNKKYPMVVFYYERFSNTLHNHHKPEPIRSAVHRTMYVSNDYLVFVPDVVYKIGFPGESALNAILPGVTSLIQQGFVDPKKVGLQGHSWSGYQTAYILTKSNMFAAAEAGAIVANMTSAYGGIRWETGLARAFQYEKTQTRLGVSIWENPTRYIENSPLFYADKIETPLLLMHNDADGHVPWYQGIEMYVAMRRLNKPTWMLNYNGEPHWPVKRQNRIDFQKRMMQFFDHYLKDAPMPSWMVRGVPAIEKGILQGYELIESNDN from the coding sequence ATGAAAAAATTTGTAATTATCGGGCTAGTATTGCTGAGTCAGGTCGCTTTTGCACAGCGGAAAGCAGCAGCTCCAGTAGTCAAGGAAGCCTTGACCCAAGAGGCCTATGATGAATGGAAAAGCATCACCTTTCGTCAGCTCACCCCCAATGGGCAGCACTTGGTTTATACTTTAAATCCAGAAGATGCTGATGGGAAAGTCCTGTTTCAAAACTTAGGCAGAAACACCGAGGTAGGTGTAGATAGAGCGAGCAATATCTCCTTGACTGCCGATAGTCAACATGTCATTTTCCTGATCAAAGCTCAAAAAGATAGCCTTACCCATTACAGGCGTATCAAAAAGAAAAAAGAAGAAATGCCCAAAGACTCTTTGGGGATTTTCAATTTCCAAACACAACAGGTCAGTAAAATTGCGGACGTCAAATCCTATAAAATTCCATCCAAAGCAGGCGGATGGTTGGCCTATATCTCTGAAAAAATGCCTGAAAATGGAGAAGCTGAGCCAAAGTCAAAAAAGGTCTCCGATGAAAACGGATATACATTGGTATTGGTAAATTTAGCCACGGGCCAAGAACAATTAATTCCTTATGTGAAGGATTACCAGTTTGACGAACAAGGAACCGCACTGCTGTATTACAGTTCGGGTACCGGAGAAAAACAAGCAGGAGTCTATGTGCAAGATCTGGGTTCCCAAACTGCCGACCTTTTGATGGAAGGACACTCGAAATACAAGATCAACTATTTGAGTTTTGACGAGGCAGGTGAGCAGGTAGCCTTTATCGCAGATACAGACACTACCAAAACACTCATCCGCAGTCCTCAACTGATGTATTGGAAAAAAGGTCAGGCCAAAGCTTCCGTGCTGGCAGACGCAACAACTGCCGGTGTACCTTCTAATTGGTTGATTTCCCCAAATTACAATCCTTCTTTCTCCAAAGATGGCAAGCGCTTGTTTTTAGGCACTAACCCACCTCCTGTCGTACAGGACACTACCTTACTTCCAGAAGAAATCGTCCAAGTGGAAGTTTGGCATTGGCAGGATGATTATATCTATACCGAGCAAAATGTCCGCCTTCCAAGAGAGCGAAGAAAAAGCTTCTTAGCTGTCATGGATCTGTCTACCAAAAAATTGACCCAATTGGCTTCCGAAGAAATCTCGGAGATCAGACTGGATGAGGAGGGCAAAGCTGCTTTTGCTTTGGGTATCGATGACCGAGCCTACCGAATGCTTAGAACCTGGGACATTTCCTCTTTCAATGATCTGTACTTAGTGAACATAAATGATGGAAGCGCTAAGCAGATCGCACAAAAAATCAAAGGAAATGCCCGCCTTTCTCCAGATGCAGGCTTTGTATATTGGTATAGCAGTCCAGATAGTTCTTGGTACACCTACCATGTGAATAGTGGTAAAACAACCAATCTGACCAAGGGATTGCCAGTTATCTTCAGCGATGAATTGAATGACTCGCCAGAGTATCCATCAAGCTATAATTTGGCAGGTTGGACTGTAAATGAAGAGAGCATCTTGATTTACGACCGCTATGATATCTGGAAATTTGATCCACTTGGCAATCAAGCACCTGAGAGGCTGACCAACAATGGACGTGAAAATCAATTGGTCTATCGCTACGAAAAATTGGACGATGAAGAACGATTCATTGATCTGAGTAAAGCACTGACGCTTTCGCTATTTGATGAAAAAAATAAAGACGCCGGCTTCGCTACCTTAACACCTGGAAGCACTACACCTCAGCAACTGGTAAAAACAGGACATCGATATAACTTGCTAGCGAAAGCAAAAGAATCGGATGTCATGCTCTACACCAAAGAGAATTTTCAGGAATTCCCTGACTTACATGTGGCAGAAGCCAACTTTGCAAAAGCCAGAAAAGTAACCACTGCCAACCCTCAGCAGAGCAAGTATCGTTGGGGAACAGCCGAATTGGTGAAATGGCTTTCTTTGGACAATATCGAGCTGGAAGGAATCTTGTACAAGCCAGAAAACTTTGACCCGAATAAGAAATACCCCATGGTCGTGTTCTACTATGAGCGGTTTTCCAACACCTTGCATAACCACCACAAGCCAGAACCAATCCGTTCGGCGGTACACCGCACCATGTATGTCAGCAACGACTATTTGGTATTTGTCCCGGATGTAGTGTACAAAATCGGTTTCCCAGGTGAAAGTGCCTTGAATGCCATCCTGCCGGGTGTTACCAGTTTGATTCAACAAGGATTTGTAGATCCTAAAAAAGTTGGTTTGCAAGGGCACAGCTGGTCTGGCTATCAGACGGCTTACATTTTGACCAAATCCAATATGTTTGCAGCTGCAGAAGCTGGTGCAATCGTGGCGAATATGACCAGTGCGTATGGGGGTATTCGTTGGGAAACAGGTTTGGCTAGAGCATTTCAATATGAAAAAACTCAAACTAGACTAGGCGTAAGTATTTGGGAAAATCCAACCCGCTATATTGAAAACTCTCCCTTGTTTTATGCCGACAAAATTGAGACCCCCCTCTTACTCATGCACAATGATGCCGACGGCCATGTTCCGTGGTACCAAGGCATAGAAATGTATGTAGCCATGCGTAGATTGAATAAGCCAACATGGATGTTGAACTACAACGGTGAACCACATTGGCCGGTCAAGAGACAAAACCGAATCGACTTCCAAAAGCGCATGATGCAGTTCTTTGACCATTACCTCAAAGATGCTCCGATGCCTTCTTGGATGGTACGAGGAGTGCCTGCTATTGAAAAAGGAATTCTACAAGGATACGAGCTGATAGAAAGCAACGATAACTAA
- a CDS encoding DNA/RNA non-specific endonuclease translates to MKKTVLVLFIFVLVTNCKTLEPTTLSKIPVPLIIPEKPAETAAISSIDLSFVDQTYRGFVPEVISKDFFLDYNGFVLEFDTLTKNTKWVCYLLCKDNLGNGEERSSNFRMERRLGDFSPRDAAYRNSGYDRGHLAPAADMGYSAESMYDSFFLTNASPQVPGFNRGIWKRLEEQVRKFAAEKDSLYIATGPVLQANLPSMGDSPIRVPDYFYKVILKKDTENPQGIAFILKNEAATGDLKSFAVSIDSVEVLTGINFFPLLSPLQESKAEGKFDLSFWFDN, encoded by the coding sequence ATGAAAAAAACAGTACTCGTCCTTTTCATCTTCGTTTTAGTAACCAACTGCAAAACACTTGAACCTACAACTTTAAGTAAGATCCCTGTTCCTTTAATAATTCCAGAAAAACCAGCTGAAACCGCAGCTATTTCTTCTATTGACCTGTCTTTTGTAGATCAAACTTACAGGGGGTTTGTTCCGGAAGTTATTTCCAAAGACTTCTTTTTAGATTACAACGGCTTTGTATTGGAATTTGATACCCTCACCAAAAATACCAAATGGGTATGCTATCTGCTTTGCAAAGACAATCTAGGCAATGGGGAAGAACGGTCAAGCAATTTTCGAATGGAAAGGAGATTAGGTGACTTTAGTCCTCGAGATGCTGCCTACCGCAATTCGGGATATGACCGAGGTCATTTAGCTCCTGCAGCAGATATGGGCTACAGTGCAGAAAGTATGTATGACAGCTTTTTTCTCACCAATGCCAGTCCCCAAGTCCCTGGTTTTAACAGAGGGATATGGAAAAGATTGGAAGAACAGGTCCGAAAATTTGCTGCTGAAAAAGACAGTCTTTATATAGCCACAGGGCCTGTCCTTCAGGCTAATTTACCATCTATGGGAGATAGCCCTATCCGGGTTCCTGACTATTTTTACAAGGTGATCCTTAAAAAAGACACAGAAAACCCACAAGGAATAGCTTTTATCCTAAAAAATGAAGCTGCCACAGGAGATTTAAAGAGTTTTGCGGTGAGCATTGACTCGGTAGAAGTATTGACTGGCATCAACTTCTTCCCACTCCTCAGCCCCCTACAAGAATCTAAAGCAGAAGGTAAATTTGATTTAAGTTTTTGGTTTGATAATTAA
- a CDS encoding nucleotidyltransferase family protein, with translation MLTQHQIEIIKNVTKKAEPTLVGVFGSYARGEENVHNDMDILIDFEQPLDLLELIGLEQELSEELGIKVDLLTPRSIHQLLQPYIQKNFIKII, from the coding sequence ATGCTAACACAACATCAAATAGAAATCATCAAAAATGTCACCAAGAAAGCCGAACCTACCCTAGTAGGCGTATTCGGATCGTATGCGCGTGGCGAAGAAAATGTACATAATGACATGGATATTTTGATTGATTTTGAACAACCTTTGGATTTATTGGAACTCATTGGCCTAGAACAAGAACTTTCAGAAGAATTAGGTATAAAAGTTGACCTTTTAACACCTCGATCTATCCATCAATTACTACAACCATATATTCAAAAAAACTTTATAAAAATCATTTAG